A single window of uncultured Pseudodesulfovibrio sp. DNA harbors:
- a CDS encoding PilZ domain-containing protein — protein MSKNKRRSTRVSAGFEAYVSIGDVVIPVATKNLSLKGALLTGCEDCKPGTHCELHLPLSPGIRIVVDGEIVRHGKTESAMTFKEMDELSFTFLHRLVTLNANEPDDVDEELLQIFEKF, from the coding sequence ATGTCCAAGAACAAACGCCGCAGCACACGAGTATCCGCTGGTTTCGAGGCCTACGTCAGCATCGGTGATGTAGTCATTCCCGTGGCCACCAAAAATCTCAGCCTCAAAGGCGCACTCCTGACCGGATGTGAAGATTGCAAGCCCGGAACGCATTGCGAACTTCATTTGCCTCTATCGCCAGGTATCCGTATCGTGGTGGATGGAGAAATAGTTCGACACGGCAAGACTGAATCGGCCATGACATTCAAGGAAATGGATGAATTGAGTTTCACCTTTCTGCACCGACTGGTCACACTCAATGCGAATGAACCAGACGATGTCGACGAAGAGCTTCTCCAAATTTTCGAAAAATTCTGA
- a CDS encoding MATE family efflux transporter has protein sequence MEQFFSRKWSALDYAKFVTPSVLSMISISLYTIVDALFIARYAGPLAMASVNIIMPLFCLTFGVGVMFAAGASAIIGIELGKQQSEKAFAHFALTVSVLIFLMVGIILLVKGIGTDRVAHLLGATDKLLPYCVSYLNAIIYGLGAVILQVAVEYFMRLDGRPGWAFCTTVGAGLTNATLDYILIAKFDMGISGAGLASSAGIAVAVAIGIYYFIFKARMLRFARPSMDFRFLRNAMVNGSSEMVSELSAGVKTLVFNYVVLSYAGEYGVAALSIMMYTYYLLSSVHIGLSIGVSPAISFNYGRQNFAKIRELVRTSTLIMVGASILSFLVAIFYGSDIIRLFAKDEQAVIAIAEGALAIFAFSFLLEGVSILASGFFTSVNNGKISALISFLKSFVFTLGFIVLLPPLFGLTGVWLSVPMSEIAAVGMSIFFFMKYRHRYVRPKVAVPA, from the coding sequence ATGGAACAATTTTTTAGCAGAAAGTGGTCCGCACTGGATTACGCCAAGTTTGTCACTCCGTCCGTGCTCAGCATGATTTCGATCTCGCTGTACACGATCGTGGACGCCCTGTTCATCGCAAGGTACGCCGGACCTCTCGCCATGGCCTCGGTCAATATCATCATGCCCCTTTTCTGCCTCACTTTCGGAGTGGGTGTCATGTTCGCCGCCGGAGCCAGCGCTATCATCGGCATTGAACTCGGTAAGCAACAATCGGAAAAGGCCTTCGCACACTTCGCGTTAACCGTTAGCGTGCTTATTTTCCTGATGGTGGGGATCATACTTCTGGTCAAGGGAATAGGCACTGACAGAGTAGCACATCTTCTCGGGGCAACCGACAAGCTTCTGCCCTATTGCGTAAGCTATCTAAACGCGATCATCTATGGATTGGGCGCGGTCATACTGCAAGTGGCCGTCGAATACTTCATGCGCCTGGACGGCAGACCCGGCTGGGCATTCTGCACCACCGTGGGTGCAGGACTGACCAATGCTACTTTGGACTATATCCTCATCGCCAAGTTCGACATGGGAATCAGCGGGGCAGGTCTCGCCTCCAGCGCAGGCATCGCCGTGGCCGTCGCCATCGGCATCTACTACTTCATCTTCAAAGCGCGGATGCTCCGCTTTGCACGCCCCTCCATGGATTTCCGATTCCTGAGAAACGCCATGGTCAATGGATCATCCGAGATGGTGTCTGAATTATCAGCAGGCGTGAAGACACTTGTTTTCAACTACGTTGTACTCTCCTACGCTGGCGAATACGGCGTAGCCGCACTCTCCATCATGATGTACACATACTATCTACTGTCTTCGGTGCATATCGGCCTGAGCATCGGGGTATCCCCAGCCATAAGCTTCAACTACGGGAGGCAAAACTTCGCCAAGATCAGAGAACTGGTTCGCACATCAACACTAATCATGGTAGGGGCATCCATTCTTTCATTCCTCGTTGCCATATTCTACGGAAGTGACATCATCAGACTCTTTGCCAAGGACGAACAGGCCGTAATAGCCATTGCCGAAGGCGCACTAGCAATCTTTGCTTTCAGCTTCCTACTCGAAGGCGTCAGTATTCTCGCCTCGGGATTCTTTACTTCCGTAAACAACGGCAAGATATCCGCACTCATTTCCTTTCTTAAGTCCTTTGTCTTCACTCTGGGATTCATCGTACTTCTGCCACCATTGTTCGGTCTGACCGGAGTCTGGCTCTCCGTGCCCATGTCAGAAATTGCGGCAGTTGGAATGTCCATATTCTTCTTCATGAAGTACAGACATCGATACGTCAGGCCCAAGGTCGCCGTTCCAGCATAA
- a CDS encoding DMT family transporter: MNFLTPGMRYMLLGTFLFSLGSLSVKLAGMRVPTTEILFVRGIIGVGLCWYILRRAGVGVFGQRKLALFFRGLLGFTSMLAEFYTIVHLPLADALVLLFSHPIVVALLGWVVLRERLSKGSMVAVLISLVGVTVVCRPGILFGTGNSMDPFLLGVALLAVLLTSVAILTVRSLAKTEHPAVVMFYPPLFIALLAPIFYGEWVVPTMSEWFMILGVAVFMNIGQYYMTRGYAIESAARISGVSSLEIVFAAMWGMMFLGEIPDVWTVLGGSLIVFGTLVLGKCGRKEMLTPPQGPSA; encoded by the coding sequence ATGAACTTCTTGACTCCCGGCATGCGATACATGCTCCTCGGAACGTTTCTTTTTTCTCTCGGATCGCTCAGTGTCAAACTGGCGGGCATGCGTGTGCCGACGACAGAAATATTGTTTGTTCGCGGGATTATCGGTGTGGGGCTATGCTGGTATATTTTGCGTCGAGCTGGCGTTGGCGTGTTCGGCCAGCGCAAATTAGCCCTTTTCTTTCGTGGCTTGCTCGGTTTTACATCAATGCTGGCCGAGTTTTATACCATTGTTCATTTACCGCTGGCGGATGCATTGGTCCTGTTGTTTTCACATCCGATAGTGGTGGCTCTTCTGGGGTGGGTAGTTCTGCGAGAACGTCTGTCAAAGGGCAGTATGGTCGCAGTGTTGATATCACTTGTCGGCGTGACCGTGGTTTGTCGTCCCGGCATTCTGTTTGGGACGGGGAATTCCATGGACCCATTTTTGTTGGGTGTGGCCCTGCTGGCTGTGCTTTTGACTTCTGTCGCCATTTTGACTGTGCGTAGTCTGGCAAAGACCGAACACCCGGCAGTTGTGATGTTTTATCCTCCGCTGTTTATCGCATTGCTTGCACCGATATTTTATGGTGAATGGGTCGTACCGACCATGAGCGAATGGTTCATGATACTTGGAGTGGCTGTGTTTATGAACATAGGACAGTATTACATGACCCGTGGATATGCTATTGAGTCGGCCGCCCGTATCAGCGGGGTTTCCAGTCTGGAGATCGTGTTTGCCGCCATGTGGGGCATGATGTTTCTTGGGGAGATACCGGATGTCTGGACCGTACTTGGTGGGTCGCTTATTGTCTTCGGCACACTTGTTTTGGGAAAGTGTGGAAGAAAGGAAATGCTTACTCCGCCGCAGGGGCCGTCAGCCTGA
- the tkt gene encoding transketolase: protein MTQMTDKTIAVVKGLIMDGVAKANSGHPGGAMSSSDYATILFSEFLNTNPDDTKWFNRDRFIMAAGHESMLLYSLLHLNGLLSLDDLKEFRQLGSRTPGHPEVNETPGVEATSGPLGQGFAVSVGFAAAEAHLRDKLGSDVMDHYTYALSCDGDIQEPVALGAASLAGLWGLGKLIVYYDSNKIQLASPCSQVDCTDHRKVFEGMCWQVLEVDGHNQDEIRAAIKEGQLETGKPTLIIGHTTMAKGCATMEGSHKTHGSPLSTEEISATKEKLGLPAEDFYVPEDVVADFQSRFDGLRKNAADWQAMVDKKMADPEFAAMWKEVTMPRSERKIDWPEFTPGETMATRKAWGACLNSVMESLPTLVGGSADLDPSNQTQHFRDTYGDFGVTGYGSRNLAFGVREFPMAAIMNGLQLHGGLMPFGATFLTFADYCRNAIRMSALQKLPVLYVFTHDSFWVGEDGPTHQPIEHVSSLRLIPDLIDLRPADAMETAVCLDIAITQEEMPSTIFLTRQGLPVLDPAEYPAVTDGPRKGGYVLKDCDGTPDLILIGSGSEVSLCLETAKVLKRKVRVVSMPSTKLFDDQPESYKNEVLPPEVTARAAAEAGRTPLWHKYVGLNGVVLGLDHFGASAPGKILSDKYGFTPENFARMIREKY, encoded by the coding sequence ATGACACAGATGACGGACAAGACCATCGCCGTGGTCAAAGGGTTGATCATGGACGGCGTTGCCAAGGCCAATTCCGGCCATCCGGGCGGCGCAATGTCCTCCTCAGACTATGCCACTATCCTGTTCTCCGAGTTCCTGAACACCAACCCGGATGACACCAAATGGTTCAACCGGGACCGCTTCATCATGGCCGCCGGACACGAGTCCATGCTGCTCTACAGCCTGCTGCACCTGAACGGTCTGCTCAGCCTTGACGACCTCAAGGAATTCCGCCAGCTCGGTTCCCGCACCCCCGGCCATCCCGAAGTGAACGAGACTCCGGGCGTGGAAGCAACATCCGGCCCGCTGGGTCAGGGCTTCGCCGTATCCGTAGGCTTTGCCGCCGCCGAAGCGCACCTGCGTGACAAACTCGGCAGCGATGTCATGGACCATTACACCTATGCCCTGTCCTGTGACGGTGACATTCAGGAGCCTGTGGCTCTCGGTGCCGCATCTCTGGCTGGTCTGTGGGGACTTGGCAAGCTCATCGTCTACTATGATTCCAACAAAATTCAGCTCGCCAGCCCCTGTAGTCAGGTCGATTGCACCGATCACCGCAAGGTCTTCGAAGGCATGTGCTGGCAGGTTCTGGAAGTGGACGGCCACAATCAAGACGAAATTCGTGCCGCCATCAAAGAAGGTCAGCTCGAAACGGGTAAGCCCACCTTGATCATCGGTCACACCACCATGGCCAAAGGCTGCGCCACCATGGAAGGCAGCCACAAGACCCACGGCTCTCCGCTGTCCACTGAGGAAATTTCAGCTACCAAGGAAAAACTCGGCCTGCCCGCCGAAGATTTCTATGTTCCCGAGGACGTGGTTGCAGACTTCCAATCCCGCTTTGACGGACTGCGCAAAAACGCTGCCGACTGGCAGGCCATGGTCGACAAAAAGATGGCCGACCCCGAATTTGCCGCCATGTGGAAAGAAGTCACCATGCCGCGTTCAGAGCGCAAAATCGACTGGCCCGAATTCACTCCCGGTGAAACCATGGCCACTCGCAAAGCTTGGGGTGCCTGCCTGAATTCAGTCATGGAATCCCTGCCCACGCTGGTAGGCGGCTCTGCTGACCTCGATCCGTCCAACCAGACACAGCACTTCCGCGACACTTACGGCGACTTCGGCGTGACCGGATACGGTTCCCGCAACCTCGCCTTCGGCGTACGCGAATTCCCCATGGCTGCCATCATGAACGGTTTGCAGTTGCACGGCGGCTTGATGCCTTTCGGCGCAACCTTCCTGACCTTTGCCGATTACTGCCGCAATGCCATTCGCATGTCCGCGCTGCAAAAACTGCCGGTGTTATATGTCTTCACCCATGACTCCTTCTGGGTCGGTGAAGACGGTCCGACCCATCAGCCCATCGAGCACGTCAGCTCCCTGCGCCTAATCCCGGACCTCATCGATCTGCGTCCAGCCGATGCCATGGAAACCGCAGTCTGTCTGGATATCGCCATTACGCAGGAAGAAATGCCCTCCACCATATTCCTGACCCGTCAAGGTCTGCCCGTCCTCGATCCCGCCGAATATCCGGCAGTGACCGATGGTCCCCGCAAGGGTGGTTATGTCCTCAAGGACTGCGACGGCACCCCTGATCTTATCCTGATCGGTTCCGGCTCCGAAGTCTCCTTGTGTCTGGAAACAGCCAAGGTACTCAAACGCAAGGTGCGCGTGGTCTCCATGCCTTCCACCAAATTGTTTGACGATCAGCCCGAATCGTATAAAAATGAAGTGTTGCCCCCGGAAGTCACGGCTCGAGCAGCTGCCGAAGCCGGTCGCACTCCCCTGTGGCACAAATATGTCGGTCTGAACGGCGTTGTCCTCGGCTTGGACCATTTTGGTGCCAGCGCCCCCGGCAAAATCCTGTCCGACAAATACGGGTTCACCCCCGAAAACTTTGCCCGAATGATTCGAGAGAAATACTAG
- a CDS encoding MerR family transcriptional regulator, whose product MKIRFSTGEMAKHFGISKQTLIYYDTIGLFRPRWTNEETGYRSYSIEQNEILDTILALKNLGMPLKKIRDYLNLPTIEERICLLEKQEERIKKKIKVITRARKRVNSMLAAFRDRSKIVPFEMGVKRVEQRSLFSESVGEPYDLYQLEIAIKRLLERTQVRGDTDLHEFMGVVDAPAVSVRLFMKVGQYVKSGGNDRLEAGDYAYIYHKGPYDTVYLSQKKLENFMEEMGLEKVGLIYENIMLDYLAVSNEDEYLIEVMVPVVRRSS is encoded by the coding sequence ATGAAAATCAGATTTTCCACGGGCGAAATGGCAAAACATTTTGGCATCTCAAAGCAGACACTTATATATTACGATACAATAGGGCTTTTCAGGCCACGGTGGACAAATGAGGAAACCGGATATCGATCCTATTCCATCGAACAAAATGAGATACTGGATACGATTCTTGCGTTGAAAAATCTTGGTATGCCGCTCAAGAAAATTCGTGATTATTTGAATCTGCCAACAATTGAAGAGCGCATTTGTCTGCTTGAGAAGCAGGAGGAGCGCATTAAGAAAAAAATCAAAGTCATCACCAGAGCGAGGAAACGGGTTAATTCCATGCTTGCCGCATTCAGAGATCGTTCGAAAATTGTTCCTTTCGAGATGGGGGTCAAGCGGGTGGAGCAAAGAAGTCTGTTCAGCGAATCTGTCGGCGAGCCGTATGACCTATATCAATTGGAAATAGCTATTAAGCGGCTCCTTGAAAGAACGCAGGTACGGGGTGATACCGATTTGCATGAATTCATGGGGGTTGTGGATGCCCCTGCTGTAAGTGTGCGGTTATTCATGAAAGTGGGACAATACGTGAAGTCCGGCGGCAATGATCGCCTTGAAGCCGGGGATTATGCCTATATATACCATAAAGGACCATATGATACGGTTTATCTTTCACAAAAGAAGCTTGAGAATTTTATGGAAGAGATGGGACTTGAAAAAGTCGGGTTGATTTATGAAAATATCATGTTGGATTATTTGGCTGTGTCCAATGAAGATGAGTATCTTATTGAAGTGATGGTGCCTGTTGTTCGGCGGAGTTCTTGA
- the glpX gene encoding class II fructose-bisphosphatase, translating to MEAPQKNLALDLVRVTEAAALACARWLGKGDKISADQAAVDAMRLSFNTLEIQGRVMIGEGEKDDAPMLYAGEKLGLGHGPKVDIAVDPLEGTNLLANGRPNAIAVVGVAPAGSMFDPGPSYYMQKLVVPSQAKDVVDIEAPTGHNLKLIARALDKDVDDLVVFVLDKPRHKKLISEIREAGARIQLHSDGDITASLMAIDPRCEVDVMMGTGGTPEGVLSAIAIRIMGGEMFAKLDPQKQTEKNALAEYGMDVRRVLTVSDLVKSEDLFFAATGISGGTFLKGVTYHGHGAETSSLVMRGRTGTIRYVEAIHNWETLMQISSVKYD from the coding sequence ATGGAAGCCCCACAAAAAAACCTCGCATTGGACCTGGTCCGCGTCACTGAGGCAGCAGCATTGGCCTGTGCCCGTTGGCTTGGTAAAGGTGACAAGATTTCCGCTGACCAAGCGGCTGTCGATGCCATGCGCCTGAGCTTCAATACATTGGAAATCCAAGGCCGTGTCATGATCGGTGAGGGCGAGAAGGACGATGCTCCCATGCTCTACGCCGGTGAAAAGCTGGGACTTGGACATGGCCCCAAGGTCGACATCGCCGTTGATCCGCTGGAAGGCACCAACCTGCTCGCCAATGGCCGTCCCAATGCCATTGCCGTTGTCGGCGTGGCTCCTGCCGGATCCATGTTCGATCCAGGCCCGAGTTACTACATGCAAAAACTCGTCGTGCCTTCTCAGGCCAAAGACGTGGTAGATATCGAAGCCCCCACTGGCCACAACCTGAAGCTCATTGCCCGCGCATTGGACAAAGATGTGGATGACCTGGTCGTCTTTGTTCTGGATAAACCACGCCACAAAAAGCTGATCTCCGAGATTCGCGAAGCAGGCGCACGTATCCAGTTGCACAGTGACGGTGACATCACCGCTTCACTCATGGCCATTGATCCGCGCTGCGAAGTCGATGTCATGATGGGTACCGGCGGCACACCTGAAGGTGTACTTTCCGCCATCGCCATCCGCATCATGGGCGGAGAGATGTTCGCCAAACTCGACCCGCAGAAGCAGACTGAAAAGAATGCTCTGGCCGAATATGGCATGGATGTTCGTCGTGTGCTGACCGTATCCGATCTGGTCAAATCCGAAGACCTATTCTTCGCGGCCACCGGCATCTCCGGCGGCACCTTCCTCAAAGGTGTTACCTACCACGGCCATGGCGCAGAGACTTCTTCTCTGGTCATGCGTGGCAGAACTGGCACCATCCGCTACGTGGAAGCCATCCACAACTGGGAAACCCTCATGCAGATCAGCTCGGTCAAATACGACTAA
- a CDS encoding type III pantothenate kinase translates to MGKILLFDAGNTNTKLCLADDQGLGESYTLPTRPANTDDDWGLKIESILLREDVDPADIEACVISSVVPPLDPLISRMARRFLNCEALFAARDLPIDMDNEYARPEQVGADILVGCYSARMTYDDKNLIVIDFGTATTLACVQNTAFKGGLICPGVLSSAGALAGGTAKLPKVDLTVSDESLMWGKTTEECLNQGLVFGFASMIDGLVDKLSVQLKDPFVVATGGLARTIAQVSDSIDELRPDLVMEGLWMAYYNR, encoded by the coding sequence ATGGGCAAGATACTGCTTTTCGATGCCGGGAATACCAACACCAAACTTTGTCTGGCCGATGATCAAGGGCTGGGCGAGAGTTATACCCTGCCAACACGTCCGGCCAATACCGATGATGATTGGGGACTCAAAATCGAGTCTATTCTGCTCCGTGAGGATGTGGACCCGGCAGACATTGAAGCCTGCGTTATTTCCAGCGTGGTGCCGCCACTCGATCCGCTTATTTCCCGCATGGCGCGGCGTTTTCTCAACTGTGAGGCGCTTTTTGCTGCCCGCGATTTGCCCATTGATATGGACAATGAATACGCTCGTCCAGAACAGGTGGGAGCGGATATATTGGTCGGGTGTTACTCAGCACGCATGACCTATGACGACAAGAATCTTATCGTTATCGATTTCGGCACAGCTACGACCTTGGCCTGTGTCCAAAACACCGCGTTCAAGGGCGGGCTTATCTGTCCCGGCGTCCTGTCGTCTGCTGGAGCTTTGGCCGGAGGTACGGCAAAGCTTCCCAAGGTTGATCTGACGGTATCTGATGAATCCTTGATGTGGGGTAAAACTACAGAAGAGTGTCTTAATCAAGGCCTTGTATTCGGGTTTGCATCCATGATTGACGGCCTTGTCGACAAGTTGTCAGTTCAATTGAAAGATCCCTTTGTGGTGGCAACTGGCGGTTTGGCCCGAACCATTGCACAGGTTTCCGATTCCATCGACGAACTGCGTCCCGATCTGGTCATGGAAGGATTGTGGATGGCATATTATAATCGGTAG
- the rpiB gene encoding ribose 5-phosphate isomerase B translates to MSKTIVIGSDHGGFNLKALFIKTLKEWGYQVEDEGPDCLDSCDYPLFAAKVCEKVKADDTKLGVLICGTGQGMTMTANRMGVRAALCTNEFLARMAREHNDARVLCLGERVTGQGLALGILKDFLETEFGGDRHQRRIDLIDTVSQ, encoded by the coding sequence GTGAGCAAAACTATCGTCATCGGCTCCGACCACGGGGGCTTCAATCTCAAAGCCCTGTTCATCAAGACTCTCAAGGAATGGGGGTATCAGGTGGAGGATGAAGGGCCGGACTGTCTGGACTCCTGCGACTATCCGCTCTTTGCGGCCAAAGTCTGCGAAAAAGTCAAGGCAGACGACACAAAGCTCGGCGTACTCATCTGCGGAACAGGTCAGGGCATGACCATGACCGCCAATCGTATGGGCGTCCGTGCAGCCCTGTGCACCAATGAATTTCTCGCTCGCATGGCCCGCGAGCACAACGATGCTCGCGTCCTCTGCCTCGGAGAACGCGTCACCGGCCAGGGGTTGGCCCTGGGGATTCTCAAAGATTTTCTGGAAACAGAGTTCGGTGGTGATCGACACCAGCGGCGCATCGATCTCATCGACACAGTTTCCCAATAA
- the folD gene encoding bifunctional methylenetetrahydrofolate dehydrogenase/methenyltetrahydrofolate cyclohydrolase FolD, with amino-acid sequence MILLDGKETAATIRAEIREEVDGLGGKYGRKPGLAVVLVGEDPASQVYVRNKERACADCGIESIPHRLETASQHELEGLIQELNRDVNVDGILVQLPLPEGLDSQKILDLIDPDKDVDGFHPVNVGKMSLGLPGFKPCTPAGVINLLKRYDLDPACKKAVVIGRSNIVGKPLAMMLSQSGPCANATVTLCHSRTQDLKAECLEADFVFAAIGKPNFVTADMVKEGAVVVDVGINRTDEGLAGDCDFDSLKDKVHAITPVPGGVGPMTIAQLMVNTLEAFKMHVGA; translated from the coding sequence ATGATTCTTCTGGACGGTAAGGAAACAGCGGCAACTATACGCGCCGAGATCAGAGAGGAAGTGGACGGACTGGGTGGCAAGTATGGCCGTAAACCCGGTCTGGCCGTAGTGTTGGTGGGAGAAGATCCGGCCAGCCAGGTGTACGTACGGAACAAGGAACGGGCCTGTGCCGATTGCGGCATCGAATCCATTCCTCATCGACTTGAAACAGCCAGTCAGCATGAACTGGAAGGGTTGATTCAGGAATTGAACCGCGACGTGAACGTGGACGGTATCCTTGTGCAGCTTCCCCTGCCCGAAGGGCTGGACTCCCAGAAAATTTTGGATCTCATCGATCCGGATAAGGATGTCGATGGATTCCATCCGGTCAATGTGGGCAAGATGTCCCTTGGTCTGCCCGGCTTCAAACCGTGTACACCTGCCGGTGTCATCAATCTTTTGAAGCGGTATGATCTGGATCCGGCCTGCAAGAAAGCCGTGGTTATCGGGCGTTCCAACATTGTGGGCAAACCTCTTGCCATGATGTTGTCTCAGAGCGGTCCGTGCGCTAACGCAACCGTCACGCTGTGTCACTCGCGCACGCAGGACCTCAAGGCCGAGTGCTTGGAAGCCGATTTCGTGTTCGCAGCCATTGGCAAACCCAATTTCGTGACCGCTGATATGGTCAAGGAAGGCGCTGTCGTGGTCGATGTTGGTATCAATCGTACTGACGAAGGCTTGGCAGGAGATTGTGATTTTGATTCCCTCAAGGATAAGGTGCATGCAATAACGCCGGTTCCTGGTGGCGTCGGTCCCATGACTATTGCCCAGTTGATGGTCAATACGTTGGAAGCTTTCAAGATGCACGTTGGCGCATAG
- the eno gene encoding phosphopyruvate hydratase, with protein sequence MSTIVGVWAREILDSRGNPTIECEVLLESGVIGRAAVPSGASTGTREALELRDKEERYNGKGVQQAVENVRGEIAGAVIGMDAVRQVSLDYALIDLDGTENKDRLGANAMLGVSMAVARAGARFLGLPLYQHLGGMNAKLLPVPLMNIINGGEHAPNNLDIQEFMIMPVGAETFAEALRMGAEVFHNLKTILSKDGHVTSVGDEGGFAPNLKSHAEAFQYITRACEAAGYEPGKQIGFAIDAAASEFYKDGKYVLAGENKTFSSAELVDFYDDLASQFPLISIEDGFAEADWDGFALQTDKMGERIQLVGDDLFVTNPDILAEGIDKGVCNSILIKLNQIGTVTETLDTIELAKCASYTNVVSHRSGETGDHFIADLAVGVNAGQIKTGSLCRSDRLEKYNQLLRIEEELGDDGIYYGPVLGGSFFDE encoded by the coding sequence ATGAGTACCATCGTCGGCGTTTGGGCGCGTGAAATCCTCGATTCCCGCGGCAACCCCACCATCGAATGCGAAGTTTTGTTGGAATCCGGCGTCATTGGCCGGGCAGCCGTGCCTTCTGGCGCATCTACCGGAACCCGTGAGGCCCTTGAACTGCGTGACAAGGAAGAGCGTTATAACGGTAAAGGCGTGCAGCAGGCCGTCGAGAACGTGCGCGGTGAAATTGCCGGTGCGGTTATCGGCATGGATGCCGTGCGTCAGGTTTCGCTCGACTACGCACTTATTGATCTGGACGGTACCGAGAACAAGGACCGCCTTGGCGCCAACGCCATGCTCGGCGTTTCCATGGCTGTCGCCCGTGCGGGCGCCCGTTTTCTGGGCCTGCCCTTGTACCAGCACCTTGGTGGCATGAACGCCAAGCTGTTGCCTGTTCCCCTTATGAATATCATCAACGGTGGCGAACATGCTCCGAACAATCTGGATATTCAGGAATTCATGATTATGCCTGTTGGCGCAGAGACTTTCGCCGAGGCCCTGCGTATGGGTGCCGAAGTCTTCCACAATCTCAAGACTATCCTGTCCAAGGATGGTCACGTTACCTCTGTTGGTGACGAAGGTGGTTTTGCCCCGAACCTGAAGTCTCACGCTGAGGCCTTCCAGTATATTACTCGTGCCTGTGAAGCCGCAGGGTACGAACCCGGCAAGCAAATCGGTTTCGCCATCGATGCCGCTGCTTCCGAGTTTTACAAGGACGGCAAGTATGTTTTGGCTGGTGAGAACAAGACCTTCTCTTCCGCTGAATTGGTCGATTTCTACGACGACCTCGCTTCCCAGTTCCCGCTTATCTCCATCGAAGATGGTTTTGCCGAAGCGGACTGGGACGGATTTGCCCTCCAGACCGACAAGATGGGCGAGCGCATTCAGCTTGTGGGCGACGACCTGTTTGTTACCAACCCGGACATTTTGGCCGAGGGTATCGACAAGGGCGTCTGCAACTCCATTCTGATCAAACTTAACCAGATTGGTACTGTGACCGAGACTTTGGACACCATTGAGCTTGCCAAGTGCGCCAGCTACACCAACGTAGTTTCCCACCGTTCTGGTGAGACCGGCGATCATTTTATCGCCGACTTGGCTGTTGGTGTAAATGCCGGACAGATCAAGACCGGCTCTTTGTGCCGTTCGGATCGTCTGGAAAAATACAACCAGCTTTTGCGCATTGAAGAAGAACTTGGCGATGACGGTATCTATTATGGTCCCGTTCTCGGTGGAAGTTTCTTCGACGAGTAG